Proteins co-encoded in one Chitinophagales bacterium genomic window:
- a CDS encoding PDDEXK nuclease domain-containing protein — MLQTNDIERLSNQIRKALTNTTFNTFTMSDLPSLDNLYQNIYQIIEQAQEDAYQSINVVMLQTYWSIGKLIAEAEQKNDKDKENFTNTLIPSLSIKLSEKLGKGFSETNLRDMRQFYIVFPKLEDLHHQLTWTHYRLLMRIEDESARIFYIKEAVKGHWNVKQLNRQVNSMYFERLLISKDRKMLLESAQIEDSELTFKDFFKDPHVMEFLEIDRNANYSEKDLETAITDKIQDFLLELGRGFSFVSRQQHIKTETKDFFIDLVFYNYILKCFVLIDLKIGELSHQDIGQMDMYVRLYEDKMRQESDNPTIGIILCNRKDDTVVKYSMLKDSEHLFASKYQLYIPSKEELAQEMEREIEQYDIRKRLK; from the coding sequence ATGCTTCAAACAAATGATATAGAAAGACTCTCCAACCAAATTCGCAAGGCTCTTACGAATACTACTTTTAATACCTTCACTATGTCTGATTTACCCTCTTTAGATAACCTCTATCAAAATATTTATCAAATCATCGAACAAGCCCAAGAAGATGCCTATCAAAGCATCAATGTGGTGATGCTGCAAACGTATTGGAGTATTGGTAAATTGATTGCCGAAGCAGAACAAAAAAACGATAAAGACAAAGAAAACTTCACAAATACATTGATACCGAGCCTATCTATAAAATTGTCTGAAAAATTGGGAAAAGGATTTAGCGAGACTAATTTGAGAGATATGCGACAATTTTATATTGTTTTTCCAAAGTTGGAAGACTTGCACCATCAGCTAACTTGGACACATTATAGGCTACTAATGCGAATTGAAGACGAATCGGCAAGAATATTTTACATCAAAGAAGCAGTAAAAGGGCATTGGAATGTCAAACAACTGAACCGACAAGTTAACTCCATGTATTTTGAGCGTTTGTTGATTAGCAAAGACAGAAAAATGCTCTTAGAATCAGCCCAAATAGAGGACAGTGAATTGACTTTCAAAGACTTTTTCAAAGACCCACACGTAATGGAATTTTTGGAAATAGACCGCAATGCAAACTACAGCGAAAAAGATTTGGAAACTGCTATTACAGATAAAATTCAGGACTTCTTGTTGGAGTTGGGCAGAGGATTTTCTTTTGTCAGTCGACAACAACACATCAAAACCGAAACAAAAGATTTTTTCATTGACTTGGTTTTTTACAACTATATCCTCAAGTGTTTTGTATTGATTGATTTGAAAATAGGAGAATTGAGCCACCAAGATATTGGACAAATGGACATGTATGTGCGCCTATATGAAGACAAAATGCGTCAAGAAAGTGACAACCCCACTATTGGTATTATTCTCTGCAACCGCAAAGACGACACAGTTGTTAAGTATTCCATGCTCAAAGACAGCGAGCATCTTTTTGCTTCTAAGTACCAACTATATATCCCTTCAAAAGAAGAATTGGCACAAGAAATGGAAAGAGAAATTGAGCAGTACGATATACGAAAGCGATTGAAATAA
- the polA gene encoding DNA polymerase I has protein sequence MQDKRLFLLDAFALIYRAYFSFIRNPLTNSKGQDVSAITGYVNILYDLLSNQGATHLAVVFDPPGGTFRDKEFPFYKANREEMPEGIRSALPYIKDITKAFNVPMLEVMGFEADDVIGTIAKKAAKDGFTVYMVTPDKDYGQLVEENIKMYKPAHLGRPTAILGVKEICDLWGIERTEQVIDILGLMGDSSDNIPGVKGIGAKTAAKLLQEYDTIENLIANVDKLKGANKKKIETDKENALISKRLATIVLDVPIDYHPDSYNIDPPNKEALTDLFVELEFRNLGKRILGDDYQVNQALSSSSSPAKATPKTGQLDLFANEIHQDLLPDETVEVGQNVESIKKHYHSCETPKKRADLMVDLLKQKKVAFDTETTGLDANQAELVGMSFSWKADEGYYVPVPADQKEAQAIVEEFRPFFESEKIEKIGQNIKYDMLLLKWYDIDVKGKLHDTMLAHYLIEPDMRHNMTILTETYLNYSPVPIEDLIGKKGKGQGNMRDVELEKITQYAAEDADLTWQLNEKFEPTIAEATFSKLYEEVEMPLVPVLTELEYNGVNLDSKFLEQYSKELGIEVDEMQKDIFKAAGVEFNIDSPTQLGKILFDRMKIPYKGKKTKTGKYSTNEQTLTDLEGDHPIIANILNYRELVKLKSTYIDALPQLVNPKTGRIHSSFNQAVAATGRLSSANPNLQNIPIRTERGRQIRKAFIPRTDDFLLLAADYSQIELRLMAAMSQDKVMLEAFKEGLDIHSATAARVFGVSLEEVDQEMRRKAKMVNFGLIYGISIFGLGQRLGIPRSEAKEIFDEYWKQFEGIKQYMEDAVKKAQDAGYAETILGRRRYLKDIHSKNHTVRKFAERNAINSPIQGSAADLIKVAMIDVHAEMKKRELKSKMILQVHDELVFDVYHSEVEELTALVKDKMIHAIKLDVPLSVDVGIGKDWLEAH, from the coding sequence ATGCAAGACAAACGCTTATTCCTACTCGATGCTTTCGCCCTCATTTACAGAGCCTATTTCTCTTTCATTCGCAATCCCTTGACGAATTCCAAAGGACAAGACGTATCCGCCATCACAGGCTATGTCAATATTCTCTACGATTTATTGTCCAATCAAGGAGCAACACACTTAGCAGTCGTATTCGACCCACCAGGCGGTACGTTTCGGGACAAGGAATTTCCGTTTTACAAAGCCAATCGAGAAGAAATGCCCGAGGGAATCCGCAGCGCATTGCCCTACATCAAAGACATCACCAAAGCCTTCAATGTGCCGATGCTCGAAGTGATGGGATTTGAAGCAGATGATGTAATCGGTACGATTGCCAAAAAAGCTGCAAAAGATGGATTCACAGTCTATATGGTCACACCCGACAAAGACTATGGGCAGTTGGTCGAAGAAAACATCAAAATGTACAAACCCGCACACTTAGGGCGACCTACTGCAATCTTAGGCGTTAAAGAAATTTGTGATTTGTGGGGAATTGAACGCACCGAGCAAGTAATTGACATCTTGGGATTAATGGGAGATTCTTCGGATAATATTCCTGGAGTAAAAGGCATTGGAGCAAAAACGGCTGCAAAACTGCTACAAGAATACGATACAATAGAAAACCTAATAGCCAATGTGGACAAATTGAAGGGAGCAAACAAGAAAAAGATTGAAACAGACAAAGAAAATGCACTGATTTCTAAGCGATTGGCAACCATTGTATTGGATGTGCCAATAGATTATCACCCCGACAGCTACAACATTGATCCGCCCAACAAAGAAGCCTTGACGGATTTGTTTGTAGAATTGGAGTTCCGCAATTTGGGAAAGCGCATTTTAGGTGATGATTACCAAGTCAATCAAGCATTATCTTCTTCGAGTAGCCCTGCAAAAGCGACTCCAAAAACAGGACAATTGGATTTGTTCGCCAACGAAATACACCAAGATTTGCTGCCTGATGAAACAGTCGAGGTAGGACAAAATGTAGAAAGCATCAAAAAACACTACCACAGCTGCGAAACACCCAAAAAGCGGGCAGATTTGATGGTAGATTTATTGAAGCAAAAAAAGGTGGCTTTTGATACCGAAACGACAGGCCTGGATGCCAATCAAGCCGAATTGGTAGGGATGTCTTTTTCTTGGAAAGCAGATGAAGGCTACTATGTACCTGTTCCTGCCGACCAAAAAGAGGCACAAGCCATTGTCGAAGAGTTTAGACCCTTCTTTGAAAGCGAAAAAATTGAGAAGATTGGACAAAACATCAAATACGATATGTTGCTATTGAAGTGGTACGATATTGACGTGAAAGGAAAACTGCACGACACCATGTTGGCGCACTACCTCATCGAACCCGATATGCGCCACAACATGACCATTCTCACCGAAACCTACCTCAATTATTCACCTGTTCCGATTGAAGATTTGATTGGCAAAAAAGGCAAAGGGCAGGGAAATATGCGGGATGTAGAATTGGAAAAAATCACACAATACGCTGCCGAAGATGCCGATTTGACTTGGCAATTGAACGAAAAATTTGAACCAACCATAGCTGAAGCGACTTTCAGCAAATTGTATGAAGAAGTAGAAATGCCGCTTGTACCTGTATTGACAGAATTGGAGTACAATGGGGTAAATTTGGATTCAAAGTTCTTGGAGCAGTACTCCAAAGAATTGGGCATTGAAGTGGACGAAATGCAAAAAGACATTTTCAAAGCAGCGGGTGTAGAGTTCAACATTGACTCGCCTACACAATTGGGAAAAATCCTGTTCGACCGCATGAAAATTCCCTACAAAGGCAAAAAAACCAAAACGGGCAAATATTCGACCAACGAACAAACACTCACAGACTTAGAAGGCGATCACCCAATAATCGCAAATATATTGAACTACAGAGAATTGGTAAAGCTGAAAAGCACCTATATTGATGCGCTGCCGCAATTGGTGAACCCCAAAACAGGGCGCATCCACAGCAGCTTCAATCAAGCGGTTGCTGCAACAGGTCGTCTAAGTTCCGCCAATCCCAACCTGCAAAACATCCCGATTCGCACCGAAAGAGGGCGACAAATCAGAAAAGCATTTATTCCTCGAACCGATGATTTTTTGCTGTTAGCAGCCGATTATTCTCAAATCGAACTGCGCTTGATGGCTGCAATGAGTCAAGACAAAGTTATGTTGGAGGCTTTTAAAGAAGGATTGGATATTCACTCAGCAACGGCTGCAAGGGTGTTTGGCGTGAGTTTGGAAGAAGTGGATCAAGAAATGCGACGCAAGGCGAAGATGGTGAATTTTGGTTTGATATACGGCATCAGTATCTTTGGTTTGGGCCAGCGTTTGGGGATTCCTCGAAGCGAAGCCAAGGAGATTTTTGATGAATATTGGAAGCAGTTTGAGGGTATCAAACAGTACATGGAAGATGCGGTGAAAAAAGCACAAGATGCAGGCTATGCCGAAACGATTTTGGGCCGTCGCCGCTACCTCAAAGACATTCACTCCAAAAACCACACCGTCCGCAAATTTGCAGAACGAAACGCCATCAACAGTCCCATTCAAGGTTCGGCTGCCGACCTTATCAAAGTGGCAATGATTGACGTTCATGCCGAAATGAAAAAACGAGAATTGAAGTCCAAGATGATTTTGCAGGTACATGACGAATTGGTCTTTGATGTCTATCATTCGGAAGTCGAGGAATTGACCGCTTTGGTGAAAGACAAAATGATCCATGCCATCAAATTGGATGTGCCTTTGTCGGTAGATGTTGGAATTGGTAAGGATTGGTTGGAGGCGCATTGA